Proteins encoded in a region of the Paenibacillus sp. E222 genome:
- a CDS encoding DHA2 family efflux MFS transporter permease subunit, translating to MVQSAIANSRAVSLRWWALIALAFAQFLVVLDASIVNIALPSLGSELHLSTTTLSWVITAYVLPFGGLLLFGGRLSDRFGHRRLFMTGVAGFALASAAAGMANSGAWLLMARAIQGASAALLAPAALALVTKLFADPKDRAKALGIWGAVAGIGSAAGVLLGGVLTASLGWSAVFYVNVPVAALVLVAVPFLIAKDSLGERLSLDISGSATVTAGIVALVAALFGTERVGWTAPQTLILAGLAVVLLGLFLFLEKRASNPLMPFGIFRNKSVTGGNLAMFLIGGATTGLFFALSVYMQQVLHYDALKAGLTQLPLAGALVAIAGVVPAAIKAIGTSKTLAASLLLLAAGLIWLSFSPSDATFAANLLGPSILIGVGLGGAFISGTELAVHGVADGEAGLASGLVNTSQQIGGAIGLAVLTTAASGRIDRLMGRGVAEAQALTGGFSWVFLGAAAFSIIGAIVVLAIVRKPRLPK from the coding sequence ATGGTTCAATCGGCAATCGCGAATTCTCGCGCTGTTTCACTACGATGGTGGGCGCTGATCGCGCTGGCGTTCGCGCAATTCCTGGTCGTGCTTGATGCATCCATCGTCAATATCGCGCTTCCCTCTCTCGGATCAGAGCTTCACCTCAGCACAACTACTCTGAGCTGGGTTATTACGGCTTATGTATTGCCCTTCGGGGGCCTGTTGCTTTTCGGAGGAAGGCTGTCAGATCGGTTCGGACATCGAAGGTTGTTCATGACCGGAGTCGCCGGATTCGCGCTTGCTTCGGCCGCAGCCGGAATGGCAAACTCGGGAGCCTGGCTGCTCATGGCGAGAGCGATTCAAGGCGCATCGGCTGCTCTGCTGGCCCCGGCCGCGCTTGCTCTCGTCACGAAGCTGTTCGCGGATCCGAAGGATCGGGCGAAGGCGCTCGGCATCTGGGGCGCGGTTGCGGGTATCGGCAGCGCGGCGGGCGTCTTGTTGGGAGGCGTGCTGACGGCTTCGCTTGGCTGGTCCGCGGTGTTCTATGTGAATGTTCCTGTAGCCGCATTGGTTCTGGTGGCTGTTCCCTTCCTCATCGCCAAGGATTCGTTAGGCGAACGCCTTAGCCTGGATATCTCGGGCTCGGCTACTGTAACAGCCGGCATCGTAGCGCTCGTAGCTGCGCTCTTCGGGACAGAGCGGGTCGGCTGGACGGCTCCACAGACGCTGATTCTCGCAGGCTTGGCGGTGGTGCTGCTCGGATTGTTTCTCTTCCTCGAGAAGCGTGCTTCGAATCCGCTTATGCCGTTCGGCATCTTCCGCAACAAGTCGGTTACAGGCGGCAATCTAGCCATGTTCCTCATCGGAGGAGCGACGACGGGATTGTTCTTCGCGCTCTCGGTTTACATGCAGCAAGTGCTTCATTATGATGCGTTAAAAGCAGGCCTCACCCAGCTCCCGCTCGCCGGAGCGCTGGTCGCCATCGCCGGAGTCGTTCCTGCAGCGATCAAGGCAATCGGGACGAGCAAGACTCTGGCGGCATCGCTGCTTCTGTTAGCCGCAGGGTTAATATGGCTATCCTTTTCGCCTAGCGACGCTACATTCGCAGCTAATCTGCTGGGGCCATCTATTTTGATCGGGGTCGGACTGGGAGGCGCCTTCATCTCCGGAACGGAGCTTGCGGTTCACGGCGTGGCGGATGGGGAAGCGGGGCTTGCCAGCGGCTTGGTCAATACGAGCCAACAGATCGGCGGAGCCATTGGACTTGCGGTGCTGACAACGGCGGCGTCGGGTCGAATCGATCGCTTGATGGGCCGCGGCGTAGCCGAAGCGCAAGCATTGACCGGAGGATTCTCCTGGGTGTTCCTTGGAGCGGCCGCGTTCTCGATTATCGGAGCGATAGTGGTTCTAGCGATTGTGCGGAAACCTCGTCTTCCAAAGTAA
- a CDS encoding SRPBCC family protein, which yields MRIFSPELYGDAVSNTLIHYALRKIVQEKPVKLLIDPSVRRDYLYVDDAARYVLELASMESAYGGDWHLRGTGQISQAELFDFTSPVVQAAPRFEPIGGWQRRLLQLYEPKVKGMLDRYEKRWDALGTYGKGYGGVSISYQEGIASTVKRMLAKYKVQSFNSKSSEMRSLKMKKSKEAVGVTGSENTEGMSVRGGAIDVDRNAQVIVDLSIEIEASQETVWGIQTGIEQWPTWQKDIAQVRLSGPIAIGSTFRWETHGLQIVSTILEVDPMNRIVWGGPAHGIEGVHVWSITPTPKGVLVHTTESWDGPPVAADPDGMSAALEASLSAWLAALKTAAESLQLTSGDK from the coding sequence ATGCGAATCTTCAGCCCGGAGTTGTACGGCGACGCCGTCTCCAACACGCTCATTCATTATGCGCTTCGCAAAATCGTTCAAGAGAAACCCGTCAAGCTCCTCATCGATCCGTCCGTCAGAAGAGACTACCTTTACGTGGACGATGCCGCCCGGTATGTTCTGGAATTGGCTTCGATGGAGTCCGCATATGGGGGGGATTGGCATCTGCGCGGCACAGGCCAGATCTCGCAAGCGGAGCTCTTTGACTTCACGAGCCCAGTCGTCCAAGCGGCACCGCGGTTCGAGCCAATCGGAGGGTGGCAGCGGCGACTGCTTCAGTTGTATGAGCCGAAGGTCAAGGGAATGTTGGATCGCTACGAGAAGCGCTGGGACGCTCTTGGAACATATGGCAAAGGTTATGGCGGCGTATCGATTTCTTATCAAGAAGGTATAGCATCAACGGTAAAACGCATGTTGGCGAAGTACAAAGTACAATCATTCAATTCCAAATCCAGCGAAATGAGGTCGTTGAAAATGAAAAAATCGAAAGAGGCAGTCGGCGTGACGGGATCAGAGAACACGGAAGGAATGTCTGTACGGGGGGGAGCAATCGATGTTGACCGGAACGCCCAGGTCATCGTCGACCTGTCCATTGAGATCGAGGCCTCGCAGGAGACCGTATGGGGGATACAGACTGGCATCGAGCAGTGGCCGACTTGGCAGAAGGACATCGCACAAGTGCGATTATCCGGACCGATCGCGATTGGCAGCACGTTCCGGTGGGAGACTCATGGGTTACAGATCGTCTCCACCATCCTTGAGGTTGACCCCATGAATCGTATCGTATGGGGAGGTCCGGCACACGGTATCGAAGGCGTCCATGTATGGAGCATCACCCCTACGCCTAAAGGAGTACTCGTGCACACCACGGAGTCTTGGGACGGCCCGCCCGTTGCCGCCGACCCCGACGGAATGAGCGCTGCACTCGAGGCCTCGCTTAGCGCCTGGCTCGCCGCTCTCAAAACGGCAGCCGAGAGCTTGCAGCTGACTTCGGGAGACAAGTAA
- a CDS encoding multicopper oxidase family protein codes for MKNKRKIGKRLIYIGLPLTLVLLLGAALSTYFWQMRLQKPEEINMAHHQMAAGMASMTSMADMTGMEHMEGRESSSSEEGGVSCASITIPESSAPIRKFDLTAAKTTLKLDNGKTVEAWTFNGISPGPELRVTEGDRIVVTLHNKDIEDGVTIHWHGLAVPCSQDGISGVTQDAVPPGEQFTYSFIATTPGTYWYHSHQMSSIQVSKGLLGALIVEPKKGSESDPSTSEATALYQQLGSSMLVNGSVIGLSIPGKPGEQVRLRLINSGNETMEFGVDGAPFRVMAMDGHDLHEPGLLEGKIVPIGAGQRYDLLIQVPESGKVVVSSPSAKGLPVTIGSGSQPQHKEGGQLFSFVHYGTPLPNDPVLQIKPDRHYELKLGQTLFTKSINGKSFHEIPPMTVKKGDHVLITVTNEGGGDHPFHLHGHVFRVLSKNGSALQGSPVYLDTLLTKEGETYELYLEADNPGLWMIHCHNLKHASMGMSMMLNYEGITTPYRVGTKSGNLPDL; via the coding sequence TTGAAGAATAAAAGAAAAATCGGCAAACGCCTGATTTATATCGGACTTCCTTTGACTTTGGTGCTTCTGCTCGGAGCGGCGCTAAGCACTTATTTCTGGCAAATGAGGCTTCAGAAGCCAGAAGAGATCAACATGGCTCACCATCAGATGGCGGCTGGCATGGCCAGTATGACAAGCATGGCCGATATGACGGGCATGGAGCATATGGAGGGCAGGGAGTCTTCTTCTTCCGAAGAAGGCGGGGTATCTTGTGCTTCTATCACAATCCCGGAGTCATCGGCTCCGATCCGCAAGTTCGATCTGACGGCCGCCAAGACGACATTGAAGCTGGACAACGGCAAGACCGTCGAAGCTTGGACCTTCAACGGCATATCCCCGGGGCCGGAACTCCGCGTCACGGAGGGCGATCGGATAGTTGTTACTCTGCATAACAAGGACATCGAGGACGGCGTGACGATTCATTGGCACGGACTTGCGGTCCCGTGCTCGCAAGACGGCATTTCGGGAGTAACGCAAGACGCCGTGCCGCCGGGGGAACAGTTCACGTATTCGTTTATCGCGACGACTCCAGGTACGTACTGGTACCATTCCCACCAGATGAGCTCGATTCAGGTGAGCAAGGGACTGCTAGGTGCGCTCATCGTCGAGCCCAAGAAAGGTTCCGAATCCGATCCTTCAACATCTGAGGCAACGGCTCTCTATCAACAGCTAGGCTCTTCCATGCTGGTGAACGGAAGCGTGATCGGACTGTCGATCCCGGGCAAACCGGGCGAACAGGTCAGGCTAAGGCTGATCAATTCGGGCAATGAAACGATGGAATTCGGCGTCGACGGGGCACCCTTCCGGGTCATGGCGATGGATGGCCACGATTTGCATGAACCCGGACTACTGGAAGGGAAGATAGTTCCGATAGGAGCGGGCCAGCGTTATGATCTGCTTATCCAAGTTCCGGAGTCGGGCAAAGTCGTCGTCAGCAGCCCTTCGGCTAAAGGCTTGCCGGTTACGATAGGCAGCGGAAGCCAGCCGCAGCATAAGGAAGGGGGGCAGCTGTTCTCGTTCGTCCATTACGGCACCCCATTGCCTAACGACCCCGTCTTGCAAATCAAACCCGATCGGCACTATGAGCTTAAGCTCGGCCAAACTCTTTTCACCAAGTCAATTAACGGGAAGTCCTTCCATGAGATTCCTCCGATGACCGTGAAGAAGGGAGACCATGTTCTCATTACCGTAACCAACGAAGGCGGAGGAGACCATCCCTTCCACCTGCACGGGCACGTGTTCCGAGTCTTGAGTAAGAACGGCTCTGCCTTGCAAGGCAGCCCGGTTTATCTCGATACGCTTCTGACGAAGGAAGGCGAGACCTACGAGCTGTACCTGGAAGCAGACAATCCGGGCCTCTGGATGATCCATTGCCACAACCTCAAGCATGCCTCGATGGGCATGAGCATGATGCTGAATTACGAAGGCATTACGACGCCATACCGGGTAGGAACCAAGTCAGGCAATCTACCCGATCTATAA
- a CDS encoding TetR/AcrR family transcriptional regulator produces MTKDAKISINRRIDIISAAIEVFAETGYYRATTAQVAQRAQISQPYVFRFFATKEQLLLSALEVSWLRIIKSFRQVIESATSERLQAEFIETYEKISESHRNEMRLQMQAQTIQEVPIQDAMRYGFREVHRMVLEAFRQAEISNPEESTMLFLARGMLCNIAEAIHLPELKDS; encoded by the coding sequence ATGACCAAAGACGCGAAGATATCCATCAACCGCCGAATCGACATCATCTCTGCGGCGATTGAAGTGTTTGCCGAGACCGGTTACTACAGAGCCACTACGGCACAAGTCGCGCAGAGGGCACAAATCTCGCAGCCTTACGTGTTCCGTTTCTTCGCCACGAAGGAACAGCTGCTGCTGTCAGCGCTTGAGGTATCTTGGCTGCGAATCATCAAGTCCTTCCGCCAAGTAATCGAGTCCGCGACTTCGGAGCGGCTGCAAGCCGAATTCATTGAAACCTACGAGAAAATCTCGGAGAGCCACCGTAATGAAATGCGCCTGCAGATGCAGGCGCAGACGATTCAAGAAGTCCCGATTCAAGATGCCATGCGTTATGGGTTCCGGGAGGTGCACCGAATGGTGCTTGAAGCATTCCGCCAAGCGGAGATCTCGAATCCCGAAGAGAGTACGATGCTGTTCCTAGCTCGAGGGATGCTGTGCAACATTGCCGAGGCTATCCACTTGCCGGAACTGAAGGATAGTTAA
- a CDS encoding NAD(P)H-binding protein, giving the protein MTKAMVIGATGGTGAAITEELVRRGVDTIAFGRSRQKLEQFAARLGNPGHLTLVVGDAMRPEDIASQAGGADVWFHCANVPYHEMASKLIPLGVSVMEAAERMAVRVVAIDGIYPYGRRQANPVTEEHPKQPHTRKGKVRLEYERMLFSKRWNRAKVLIARLPDYYGPTANEASYLGSTLEAIAAGKMAFHIGNMHTPREFIYLPDAAAMIVELAGKDFAYEQNWNIPGAGSIAGREIVKIAQSASGSVKPVIPLKKLGLSLLGIGLPVMKEVVDMLYLTEEPLTLSRDKYERLIGPVIATPFQEGIASTIKALQRK; this is encoded by the coding sequence ATGACAAAGGCAATGGTGATTGGAGCAACGGGCGGAACGGGAGCCGCGATTACGGAAGAGCTGGTAAGAAGAGGGGTCGATACGATTGCATTCGGGCGCTCACGTCAGAAATTAGAACAGTTCGCAGCTCGGCTAGGCAACCCTGGGCATCTGACGCTTGTCGTAGGGGACGCGATGCGACCCGAGGATATTGCTTCTCAAGCAGGCGGCGCGGACGTATGGTTCCATTGCGCGAATGTTCCTTACCATGAGATGGCGAGCAAGTTGATTCCGCTGGGCGTGTCGGTGATGGAGGCGGCTGAGCGCATGGCTGTCCGAGTCGTCGCGATTGACGGTATTTACCCTTACGGCAGGAGACAGGCTAACCCGGTGACCGAGGAGCATCCCAAGCAACCGCATACTCGAAAAGGCAAAGTTCGCTTGGAATATGAACGGATGTTATTCAGCAAGCGGTGGAACCGGGCCAAGGTTCTGATCGCCCGTCTGCCCGATTATTACGGACCTACGGCCAACGAAGCTTCTTATTTGGGCTCGACTCTGGAAGCAATCGCGGCCGGCAAGATGGCGTTCCACATCGGCAATATGCATACTCCTCGCGAGTTCATCTATCTGCCGGACGCAGCGGCAATGATTGTCGAGTTGGCCGGCAAAGACTTCGCCTACGAGCAAAATTGGAATATACCGGGGGCCGGGTCGATCGCTGGAAGAGAAATCGTGAAGATCGCGCAATCGGCGAGTGGCAGCGTCAAACCGGTCATTCCGTTGAAGAAGCTGGGCTTGTCCCTGCTCGGAATCGGCTTGCCCGTCATGAAGGAAGTCGTGGATATGCTTTACTTGACCGAAGAACCGTTGACTCTAAGTCGAGACAAGTACGAACGACTCATCGGTCCGGTCATTGCAACCCCTTTCCAGGAGGGAATCGCCTCAACGATAAAAGCACTGCAGAGGAAATAA
- a CDS encoding PLP-dependent aminotransferase family protein, which yields MMKVNRNDKRPIWQQLLDQAIHNIMSGIWAPGELLIPSRELAHMVGVSRSTIQIVYEELLSRGYTVTSRRGGTRVSKWQQVTESTKEIIADGPIPPSLPLLNSAVDQLHDWFEGQEHPDVDIDFSPHEPYVDGQFQKNWRQSLLHASAAMDLSNWSYGNPCGFTPLREQIQRYLSLERGIHIQTNQILLTSGAQHSIDLIAQSLLADGDTVSVEDPGFPAAWMAMKYRRMNVVPVPVDKYGLVVEHIHPQSKLIFTTPSHQCAVGVVMSEPRRQQLLHKAAQEQFWIIEDDYDSEFRYRGEPLPTLFSQAPNNTLYLMSFSKMIAPGIRISAIVGSVEAIAQLARVQELIYRHLPIMDQLTLTHFIQNGHFMRHMRRVRNVYRRRHEAMTKAIVASGLGERFTLSGVETGLHMLLEAEESYDEDTVTKLALQKGIRVYTLRPYCLESKRKGWVLGFAKVDEASIEQGVHRLAELIL from the coding sequence ATGATGAAAGTGAATCGTAATGACAAGAGACCAATCTGGCAGCAATTGCTTGATCAAGCGATTCATAATATTATGAGCGGGATCTGGGCGCCAGGGGAATTGCTGATTCCTTCCCGCGAACTTGCTCATATGGTAGGTGTCTCTCGCTCAACAATACAGATCGTCTATGAGGAATTGCTAAGTCGAGGCTATACGGTTACATCTCGCCGAGGAGGGACGCGGGTTAGTAAATGGCAACAAGTCACTGAATCAACAAAGGAAATAATAGCAGATGGCCCCATTCCCCCCTCACTTCCTTTGTTGAACTCGGCTGTCGATCAATTACACGACTGGTTCGAAGGCCAAGAACATCCTGACGTGGATATTGATTTTAGTCCCCATGAACCCTATGTAGACGGACAATTTCAAAAGAACTGGCGACAATCGCTTCTGCACGCATCCGCTGCAATGGATTTATCCAACTGGTCTTACGGTAATCCCTGTGGTTTCACACCATTACGTGAGCAGATTCAGCGTTATTTATCACTTGAACGAGGCATCCATATCCAAACCAATCAGATTCTGTTGACCTCAGGAGCTCAGCATAGCATTGACTTAATCGCACAATCGCTTTTAGCTGACGGAGACACTGTCTCTGTAGAAGATCCCGGTTTTCCAGCTGCCTGGATGGCGATGAAATACCGGCGTATGAATGTGGTGCCCGTTCCCGTGGATAAGTATGGTCTAGTGGTTGAGCATATTCACCCGCAATCCAAACTGATCTTTACAACCCCTTCACACCAGTGCGCGGTCGGAGTCGTTATGTCGGAGCCGCGTAGGCAACAATTGTTACATAAGGCTGCTCAAGAACAATTCTGGATTATTGAGGACGATTATGATAGTGAATTTCGATATCGCGGCGAACCACTTCCAACGCTGTTTAGCCAGGCACCTAATAATACCTTGTACCTCATGAGTTTTTCTAAAATGATTGCTCCAGGCATTCGTATTTCGGCTATCGTTGGCTCTGTGGAGGCCATTGCTCAACTAGCCAGGGTACAGGAGCTGATTTACCGCCATCTTCCGATTATGGACCAGTTGACTCTAACCCACTTCATCCAGAATGGGCATTTTATGCGCCATATGAGAAGAGTCAGAAATGTGTACCGACGAAGACATGAAGCCATGACAAAAGCTATAGTGGCAAGTGGTTTGGGAGAGCGTTTCACACTAAGTGGGGTAGAAACGGGATTGCATATGCTCCTTGAAGCTGAAGAGTCATACGACGAAGACACTGTAACTAAGTTAGCTCTTCAAAAGGGAATACGTGTATACACTCTTCGACCTTATTGTTTGGAAAGCAAACGAAAAGGATGGGTGTTGGGGTTTGCAAAAGTAGATGAAGCATCGATTGAGCAGGGGGTTCATCGTCTTGCGGAGTTGATCCTATAG
- a CDS encoding pyridoxamine 5'-phosphate oxidase family protein codes for MNSVRYKIRECRDQEKIECFLHQARIGYLGLVDGTLPYVVPLNYVWAEEKLYFHGAGDGRRNHVMSENPEVCFTVCEEYGTITDPVPAKTDTAYMSVMVFGQAEPITDLDEATHVLQEMINKYVPGYYNRPLSKQHVDKYRSAVFGGPVQVYRVIPHHMTAKESPIEAEKMYRTVMNGGRGI; via the coding sequence ATGAATTCGGTTCGTTACAAGATCAGGGAATGCCGGGATCAAGAGAAAATTGAATGTTTCCTTCATCAGGCGAGAATTGGGTATCTTGGGTTGGTTGATGGGACCCTGCCCTATGTTGTACCGCTTAATTATGTGTGGGCTGAGGAGAAGCTCTATTTTCACGGGGCTGGAGATGGAAGGCGTAATCATGTCATGAGTGAAAATCCAGAGGTATGTTTTACGGTATGTGAGGAATATGGGACCATCACTGACCCGGTACCTGCCAAAACGGATACGGCTTATATGAGCGTAATGGTATTTGGGCAAGCAGAGCCAATCACTGATTTGGATGAAGCCACCCATGTACTTCAGGAAATGATCAATAAATACGTACCTGGCTATTATAACCGCCCCTTGTCGAAGCAGCATGTGGACAAGTATAGGTCGGCCGTATTCGGCGGACCGGTTCAAGTGTACCGTGTTATTCCGCACCATATGACGGCAAAAGAAAGCCCAATTGAAGCAGAAAAAATGTATAGAACGGTCATGAATGGCGGACGAGGGATTTAA
- a CDS encoding DUF4062 domain-containing protein: MRKKLQIYISSTYYDLIEERHTAVEAVLQAGHIPAGIEQFFKESPMKIRKRWIDESDVYVLILGGFYGLTLPEDESKSYTHWEYEYAGEAGKPRFAFVVTDEALRQKPYDFAAIEYYQKFQEFKQSVMEQIPIYYVEDVRHIKMVLHDQLPEYAARDDLYGWLSGKDVPEVQKLLEENARLKAELEKMK, from the coding sequence ATGAGAAAAAAACTACAAATTTACATATCGTCTACTTACTACGATCTTATTGAGGAAAGACATACCGCTGTTGAAGCCGTACTTCAAGCTGGTCATATCCCTGCGGGAATCGAGCAATTTTTCAAGGAAAGTCCAATGAAAATTAGGAAGAGATGGATCGACGAGTCCGATGTATATGTCCTGATTCTCGGAGGATTCTATGGTTTAACACTTCCTGAAGATGAATCCAAGAGCTATACCCATTGGGAGTATGAGTATGCCGGAGAAGCGGGCAAACCTAGATTTGCTTTTGTTGTCACAGATGAAGCATTAAGACAAAAGCCATACGACTTCGCAGCAATTGAATACTATCAGAAGTTTCAAGAATTTAAGCAATCCGTCATGGAACAAATCCCTATCTATTATGTTGAAGATGTACGGCACATTAAAATGGTACTTCATGATCAATTGCCGGAGTATGCAGCAAGAGACGATTTGTATGGCTGGCTTTCTGGCAAGGATGTCCCGGAGGTCCAAAAGCTGTTGGAAGAGAATGCAAGATTAAAGGCGGAGTTGGAGAAAATGAAATGA
- a CDS encoding right-handed parallel beta-helix repeat-containing protein — MEYHVSIHGNDQGKGTADQPLRTISRAAAHAMAGDTVIVRAGIYREWVNPANGGTAEHRIVYRSAGDGEVVITGAERVTNWKSEGDDVWRTEVLNSIFSVRNPFEVELSGDWLFDGPFPVHLGDVYLDGKSLYECDSVESVHNPEVWPEAKYPKDSLLKWYAEVGSTTTKIWANFGGKDPRTENVEINVRPYCFWPEKPGINYITVSGFTLRQASPQWAPPTDYQEGLIGPHWSKGWIIENNIISESKCVGISLGTEIGTGHTKSLEKHSKGGTQREQEVILRALRSGWHKDRVGSHIVRGNVIHDCEQAGIVGHMGAAFSHIYQNRIYNIHHKRLRHGAEVAGIKLHASLDTQISENIMYSCYRALWLDWQAQGTRISRNVFFDNLSEDLFVEVCHGPYMVDHNLFLSPMNFRNMAQGGAFAHNLFAGRFVVRSEITRITPYHFPHETAMAGYSNITGGDDRYYNNIFIGDNDPNREPVPITFFEHLPLKPRDEVGEDGKTVMDGVPDNSICYLHAVGLGGYDQHPDVKDKKWWEYTKEELMELGDAAKDLFIGNAVLPVAMGGNVFLNDAVPSRHESQAKIVAQKGVKIEMNPALGKVHIQIHDPELLRGTSAMLVTTDLLGKTYHANMKFEEPDSSPYHFDSDFFGTKRPDAVVTPGPFELTEKGTIDFEI, encoded by the coding sequence ATGGAATATCATGTATCCATACATGGGAATGATCAAGGAAAAGGAACAGCGGATCAACCCCTTCGTACCATATCACGCGCTGCGGCTCATGCCATGGCTGGTGATACAGTTATTGTTCGTGCGGGAATATACAGGGAATGGGTTAACCCGGCTAATGGAGGAACAGCGGAGCATAGAATCGTCTATCGATCCGCAGGAGACGGCGAAGTCGTCATTACAGGAGCTGAACGGGTTACCAACTGGAAGTCTGAAGGAGACGATGTTTGGCGTACAGAAGTACTCAATTCCATCTTTTCCGTTCGCAATCCCTTTGAAGTTGAACTCAGTGGAGACTGGTTGTTTGACGGGCCCTTCCCGGTTCATCTCGGTGATGTCTATTTGGATGGCAAATCATTGTATGAATGCGATAGTGTTGAAAGCGTTCACAATCCTGAAGTGTGGCCTGAAGCTAAGTATCCCAAGGATTCACTGTTAAAATGGTATGCCGAGGTTGGTTCTACAACAACCAAAATCTGGGCCAACTTTGGTGGAAAAGACCCTCGTACGGAAAATGTAGAAATTAATGTACGTCCTTATTGCTTCTGGCCTGAGAAACCGGGAATTAACTACATCACCGTAAGCGGTTTTACTCTTCGTCAAGCCTCCCCCCAATGGGCGCCACCTACAGACTACCAGGAAGGATTGATTGGACCTCACTGGAGCAAGGGCTGGATTATTGAAAACAATATCATCAGTGAATCCAAATGCGTTGGTATTAGCCTGGGTACCGAAATCGGCACAGGGCACACCAAGTCTTTGGAGAAGCATAGTAAAGGCGGCACTCAACGCGAGCAGGAGGTTATTTTACGAGCATTACGCTCCGGCTGGCATAAAGATCGCGTCGGCAGTCACATTGTTCGAGGTAATGTGATTCATGATTGCGAACAGGCAGGTATTGTGGGTCATATGGGAGCAGCCTTCAGCCACATTTATCAGAACCGTATTTATAATATTCACCACAAACGACTCAGACATGGTGCCGAAGTAGCCGGAATTAAACTGCATGCTTCACTGGATACTCAGATTAGCGAAAATATAATGTATAGCTGTTACCGTGCGCTTTGGCTGGACTGGCAGGCACAGGGCACTCGCATCAGCCGTAATGTATTTTTTGACAACCTTTCGGAAGATCTCTTCGTTGAGGTTTGCCATGGTCCGTATATGGTCGATCACAATCTATTTCTCTCTCCGATGAATTTCAGAAATATGGCTCAGGGCGGGGCATTTGCTCATAATTTGTTTGCAGGCCGATTTGTAGTCCGTTCTGAAATTACTCGTATTACGCCATATCACTTCCCTCACGAGACGGCCATGGCCGGATACTCCAATATCACTGGGGGCGATGACAGGTACTACAACAATATATTTATTGGTGACAATGATCCTAATAGGGAACCTGTGCCCATCACCTTTTTTGAGCATCTTCCACTTAAACCAAGGGATGAAGTTGGAGAGGACGGGAAGACGGTCATGGACGGGGTTCCGGACAATTCCATATGCTATCTGCATGCTGTGGGACTTGGCGGCTACGATCAACATCCTGATGTGAAAGATAAGAAATGGTGGGAATACACCAAAGAGGAGCTTATGGAGCTTGGCGATGCCGCGAAGGATCTCTTTATAGGCAATGCCGTTCTTCCGGTGGCTATGGGTGGCAATGTATTTCTTAACGATGCGGTTCCAAGTCGTCACGAATCCCAAGCGAAGATAGTTGCACAGAAGGGCGTAAAAATTGAGATGAATCCTGCACTAGGCAAAGTGCACATTCAGATCCATGATCCCGAATTGCTTCGGGGAACCTCTGCAATGTTAGTTACCACGGATCTGCTTGGAAAGACTTATCATGCCAACATGAAGTTTGAGGAGCCGGACAGCAGCCCATATCATTTTGACTCCGACTTTTTCGGAACAAAGAGACCCGATGCAGTTGTCACACCTGGTCCCTTTGAATTAACCGAAAAGGGTACGATTGATTTTGAAATTTAA